TCAACTCGCTGACCAGCCGGTCGGGCAACGGCTTGACGGTATCGGCCTCATCTTCCTCCTCCGGCTCGGAGAATTGGCCACCCAGCGTGATGACCGCCCGATAGGCCGGAGCATCGGGATCACGCGCGTCCGTGTCGGCATCGGCGCCATCCTCAGCGTCCGGTTCTGCCACAGCGTCATCCTCGGGACGGACATAGCCGCGCTCCACCAGCATGGAGCCATCGGCGTCGATGCTGACGAAGACACCTGCCTTGCCGATCTGGTCCGGCTCGAAGGTCATCGGGCGGCGCTGGAAGGTTTCCAGCGCCTGTTCGATCTCGCCCAGGCGGGCATCGATCTCGTCAGGCAGTTCGTCAGCCTCGCCATGTTCGGCTTCAAGCCGGTCATATTCGTCGCGCAATGCCTCGCGGGTAGCGCGTTCCTCTTCGGTCAGATCGACCGTGGTGCCGACGATCTGGCGAAGGCCATGATCGTGACCATAGGGAAAGCTGATGGCGACCTCGATCCATTTCCAGCCCTCGGCGGCGATCGCTTCGGCCTCGGCCTTCAGCTTTTCGCCCACCAGCCGGTCGAGCAGCACCGGATCTTGCAACCAGCCGCCATCGTCCTGTTGGAAGAGATCGTGCAGCACGCAGCCACCAGCCTCTTCATAGGCCGCAATACCGACAAAAACCGCCCGCTTGTCGCTGGCGCGGACCGTGGTTTCGGTCAGCAGGCGTCGAATGTAAAAGGGTTCCTTCTGCCAGCCATCTTTGATCGCGTCCCAGACCTGTTCCTGCCGGGCGTGGTCATCCGACACGGTGAAGGCCATCAGCTGTTCGAGCGTCATGCCGTCCTCGGCATAGACGTCGAGCAACACGGGCGAGACGGTGACCAGACGGAGACGCTGTTTGACCACCCTGGCATCCACGAAGAAGGCGGCGGCGATGGCTTCCTCGGTCATGCCCTTTTCGCGCATGGCCTGGAAAGCGCGATACTGATCCAGCGGATGCAGCGGGGCACGCTCGATGTTTTCGGCGAGCGACACCTCGTCGATCAGCACTCCGGCGCAGGCATCCGAGACGACACAGGGGACTGGCGCAACCTTGGCGAGACGCTTCTGCTTGACCAGCAGTTCCAGCGCGCGGAAGCGGCGACCGCCGGCAGGCACCTCGAACAGGCCGGTTTCCTTACCCTCGGCATCCACGACCGGGCGGACATGCAGGGACTGGATCAGGCCACGACGGGCGATGGACTCGGCCAGTTCCTCGACCGAGATCCCGGCCTTGACGCGCCGGACATTGGACTGGCTGAGCACCAGCTTGCTGAAGGGAATGTCGCGCGAGGACGACAGGGTGATCTTCTGAACGGCAGTAGCCATGTTCTTCACTCCGCGACGGGCGCCGAGAGCCTCTCTCTCGACCTCAAACCCGTCACGAAGCGAAGCGCCGCCCTCTTCCTCTAAGAGAGCGACGCCAGCCGTGGAACCGGAAAGCCGGAAGTCAGGAACCTCGGCTTTCCGTGTCGGCGGTTTTGCGGGGGAATCTCGCGCCAACGCGGTAAAGCAGACGCTCGGCCGCGCGGACGCTGCCGGTCTCGCGCGCGGCATCTGCCCAGAGCGAGATGGGGAAATCCCCGGTGAACAGCAGGTCGCGCTCGATGCTCATGCCGAAGGGCAGACGTACCGAGGACAGTTCCTCAAGGCTCCAGAAACCCAACTCGGGATAGCCGAGATCGGCCAGGCCGAACATGACTTCGCCACCCTCATCCAACTCGGTGGCGAGCCACACCCCCGCGCCGAAGGGGTTGAAAAACTTCACGACCGGGATGTGATCCTGATCGCGCTGACGCCCATTGGCCAGCAGCCGGTCGCGTTGTGTGCCGGTAAGGAGGATCATGCCACGGCCCTCCGGTCGGTAGCCGCAGCATCCGGCGCGGTGCCCTCTGCGTCAGGCAGATATGACAGCAACCAGTCTGCCGCCTTGCTGGCCTGTGAGGCTGCGCGGACAATGGCACGATTGTCTTCGCGCAGCACTTCCAGCCAGGATCCGATGTAATCGGCATGACGCACCGTCGGTACGATCCCGAGCGAGGCGCAGCAGAAGGCCGCATTCATCTCGGCCACCAGTTCCTCGAAGGCGTATTTCTTCGTGCCAAAGCCGCCCGAGAAATCCCGCGCGAGCCGCGAAGCATGGCCTGTGGCGTGCCCCATCTCGTGCAGGGCCGTCCGGTGCCAGTTGATCGGCTCGAAATAGGCCTGCGGAGGTGGCACCTGCACATAATCGAGCGCTGGCATGTAGAAGGCGCGATCGCCGCCGATGCGGAAGTCGATGCCGGCGGCGCGGATCAGCGCCTCAACCCGAGGTTCAATCAGGCCGGGTGGCGGCGGTGGCGCCTCAATGGCGATGTCCCCGGGCAGACCCTCGCATTGCGCGGCATTGAACACGGTGAACCTCTTCAGGAACGGGATGCGCCCCGGTTCATCGCCCGCCTCCCGCGCCCGACGCTTTTCGTCCTCGGGTGTGAAACGGTCGGC
This genomic stretch from Gemmobacter sp. 24YEA27 harbors:
- a CDS encoding ParB/RepB/Spo0J family partition protein gives rise to the protein MATAVQKITLSSSRDIPFSKLVLSQSNVRRVKAGISVEELAESIARRGLIQSLHVRPVVDAEGKETGLFEVPAGGRRFRALELLVKQKRLAKVAPVPCVVSDACAGVLIDEVSLAENIERAPLHPLDQYRAFQAMREKGMTEEAIAAAFFVDARVVKQRLRLVTVSPVLLDVYAEDGMTLEQLMAFTVSDDHARQEQVWDAIKDGWQKEPFYIRRLLTETTVRASDKRAVFVGIAAYEEAGGCVLHDLFQQDDGGWLQDPVLLDRLVGEKLKAEAEAIAAEGWKWIEVAISFPYGHDHGLRQIVGTTVDLTEEERATREALRDEYDRLEAEHGEADELPDEIDARLGEIEQALETFQRRPMTFEPDQIGKAGVFVSIDADGSMLVERGYVRPEDDAVAEPDAEDGADADTDARDPDAPAYRAVITLGGQFSEPEEEDEADTVKPLPDRLVSELTAHRTLALRDAVAGNPHVAMTALLHRLVTDCFVPHSSKGCLEAQVREVHLPAQAEDLRDSASAKAIQDRHERWGDHVPADDAALWDWLVDLDDGSRMELLAHCVSFGVNALYEKPNPYSGMGISQHGLDVRLSQADRLAHSTGLDMVAVGWRPTAGNYLGRVTKPRILEAVREGAGDRAADLIGHLKKGDMAKEAERLLADTGWLPEPLRMLDGDEAAASDTQDCGAVPALPAFLAGDDEEEETTEDPEAEATAMIAAE
- a CDS encoding zincin-like metallopeptidase domain-containing protein, giving the protein MARQDRTSDGGARSNLYDNITSKIIAELEQGRLPWVQPWGTAAAKAPLAMPRNATTSRQYSGINVLILWGAVIQHGFPSQHWLTFRQALSLGGNVRQGERGTTVVYADRFTPEDEKRRAREAGDEPGRIPFLKRFTVFNAAQCEGLPGDIAIEAPPPPPGLIEPRVEALIRAAGIDFRIGGDRAFYMPALDYVQVPPPQAYFEPINWHRTALHEMGHATGHASRLARDFSGGFGTKKYAFEELVAEMNAAFCCASLGIVPTVRHADYIGSWLEVLREDNRAIVRAASQASKAADWLLSYLPDAEGTAPDAAATDRRAVA
- a CDS encoding DUF2958 domain-containing protein gives rise to the protein MILLTGTQRDRLLANGRQRDQDHIPVVKFFNPFGAGVWLATELDEGGEVMFGLADLGYPELGFWSLEELSSVRLPFGMSIERDLLFTGDFPISLWADAARETGSVRAAERLLYRVGARFPRKTADTESRGS